The Corynebacterium coyleae genome segment AGAAAACGTTGCAGAGATGCGCGGCAAGTCGGTTGCACGTGTGAAGACCGCTGAGGCGTTGAACGACACTCAGCGTGACGCACTGGCCCGCAAGCTGGAGCAGATTTACGGCCGCGAGATCGCCATCCACTCTGAGGTTGACCCCAGCCTCCTCGGCGGAATGGTGGTTCGTGTGGGCGATGAGGTCATCGACGGTTCGACGCGCGGCAAGATCGAGCGTCTCCGTACCGATATGGCAGCCCAGGCGGCTAAATAATTAACAATATGCTGGATAAAACTACCGAGAGCAGGAAGAACATGGCGGAGCTGACGATCTCCTCCGATGAGATCCGTAGCGCGATAGCGAACTACACCTCGAGCTACTCTGCGGAGGCCTCCCGTGAGGAGGTCGGCGTGGTGACTTCGGCCGCAGACGGTATTGCCCAGGTTTCTGGGCTGCCGGGCTGCATGACGAACGAGCTGCTCGAGTTCCCCAACGGCGTCATCGGCGTCGCCCAGAACCTTGAGACCGATTCCATCGGTGTCGTGGTGCTGGGTAACTTCGAGACCCTTTCCGAGGGCGACGAAGTCAAGCGGACCGGCGAGGTCCTCTCCATCCCGGTCGGCGAGAACTTCCTCGGCCGCGTGATTAACCCCCTGGGTCAGCCGATTGACGGCCTTGGCCCAATCGAATCCGACGAAGAGCGTGCACTGGAACTCCAGGCCGCAGGCGTTCTCGACCGCCAGCCGGTCGAAGAGCCGCTGCAGACGGGCATGAAGGCGATTGACGCCATGACCCCGATCGGCCGCGGCCAGCGCCAGCTCGTCATTGGTGACCGCAAGACCGGTAAGACCGCGGTCTGCATCGACACCATTTTGAACCAGAAGGAGTTCTGGGAGACCGGCGACCCGTCGAAGCAGGTGCGCTGCATCTACGTCGCCGTCGGCCAGAAGGGCTCCACCATCGCTGGCGTTCGCCAGACGCTGGAGGAGGCCGGTGCGCTGGAGTACACCACGATCGTGGCTGCTCCGGCATCCGACTCCGCAGGCTTTAAGTGGCTCGCACCGTTCTCCGGTGCAGCACTGGGCCAGCACTGGATGTACCAGGGCAAGCACGTCCTGGTGATCTACGATGACCTGACCAAGCAGGCAGAGGCATACCGTGCCATTTCGCTGCTGCTTCGCCGCCCGCCGGGCCGCGAGGCATACCCGGGCGATGTGTTCTACCTGCACTCCCGCCTGCTGGAGCGTGCCGCAAAGCTTAACGACGAGCTCGGCGCAGGCTCCCTGACCGCACTGCCGATCATCGAGACCAAGGCGAACGACGTCGGTGCCTTCATTCCGACCAACGTCATCTCGATTACCGACGGCCAGGTCTTCCTCCAGTCCGATCTCTTCAACCAGGGCGTGCGCCCGGCTATTGACGTGGGTATCTCCGTGTCCCGTGTCGGTGGCGCCGCACAGACCAAGGGCATGAAGAAGGTTGCCGGTAACCTGCGTCTGGACCTCGCGGCATACCGTGACCTCGAGGCCTTCGCTGCGTTCGCTTCCGACCTCGACGCCGCTTCCAAGAAGCAGCTCGAGCGCGGCCAGCGCCTGGTCGAGCTGCTCAAGCAGTCCGAGCACGCGCCGCAGCCGGTGGAGTTCCAGATCATCTCGATCTGGGCTGCCAACGAAGGCGTCTTCGACGTCGTTCCCGTTGAGGACGTCCGCCGCTACGAGACCGAGCTGCACGAGGCCATCAAGGCCAATGCACCGCAGGTCTATGACCAGATCGCTGGTGGCAAGCAGCTTGACGACGACTCGCAGGCCGCAATCCGCCGCGTCAACGAGGACCTGGCACGTAACTTCCAGGCATCCTCCGGCGAGCGCATTGTCCGCGAGGCCGAGCACGAGCCGCTCGACTCCGGCCAGGTTGCGAAGAACCAGCTCAACGTCAGCCGCTCCTAGTGCCAGTCGGTTCTAGGACTACTACATAAAGGAAGGGAGGAAACACCATGGCAACGCTTCGCGAATTGCGTGACCGCATCAGGTCCGTCAACTCCACGAAGAAAATTACAAAGGCCCAGGAACTGATCGCCACCGCGCAGATCACCAAGGCCCAGCAGCGCGTCGAGGCGGCTAAGCCGTACGCCGACGAGCTCAAAGACGTCATGGAACGCCTCGCGTCCGCGAGCTCCCTGGCCCACCCCATGCTCCACGAGCGTGAGAACGGCCGGGTCGCGGCAATCCTCGTGGTCACCTCTGACCGCGGTATGGCCGGCGGCTACAACCACAACGTGCTGAAGAAGGCTGCGCAGCTTGAGCGCATGCTGACCGAGGCAGGTTACGAGGTGGTTCGTTACGTCACCGGTAATAAGGGCGTGACGCACTTCAAGTTCCGTGACATGGATGTCGCGGGATCATGGACCGGATTCTCGCAGCAGCCGTCTTGGGAGGACACGCACGACGTGCGCCACCAGATCATCGACGGCTACATGGCTGGCTCCGAAGCCACCGTCCCGCTTCGCCAGAACGGCGAAACGGGCGAGTCTGTCCGCGGGTTCGATGTTGTCCACGTTGTCTACACCGAGTTCGTATCTATGCTTTCCCAGGAGGCACGCGTCGATCAGCTTCTGCCGATCGAGCCGGTCCTGGAAGAGTTCAAATACGAACAGGAAGACATGCTGACTAACTCTGGTGAAGTCAGCCCGGACATGAACTTCGAGCCGGACCCGGACACGCTCATGGATGAGCTGCTGCCGGTCTACGTTTCCAGGTTGCTCTACTCGATCTTCCTGGAAGCAGCGGCCGCCGAGTCGGCATCGCGCCGCACGGCAATGAAGAATGCGACCGATAACGCCACCGAACTGGCCAACGATTTGTCTCGCGAGGCAAACCAGGTCCGTCAGGCGAAGATCACCCAGGAAATCACCGAGATTATCGGCGGCGCTGGTGCGCTGTCCGGTAGTGGAGAAAGTGACTAAATCATGACTACTGCTCACTCTTTTGATGAGCGCAACGACGATCTGGCGGGTGCGGCGCTTCCTGAGGCCGACACCCAGACCGCAGATCGGGTCGAGAACACTCAGAACCCGCGCGGTTCTGAGAACGGCCGTGTCGTGCGCGTCATTGGTGCAGTCGTCGACGTGGAGTTCCCGCGTGGCGAGCTGCCCGCTCTGTACAACGCTCTCGAGGTCGACATTGACCTCGGCGAGATGTCCCGCACCATCGTGCTCGAGGTCGCCCAGTTCCTGGGTGACAACCTCGTCCGCACGATCGCCATGGCCCCGACGGACGGCCTCGTCCGTGGCGCCAAGGTGTCGGACTCCGGCAACCCGATTTCTGTCCCGGTCGGCGACCAGGTCAAGGGCCACGTGTTCAACGCACTCGGCCAGTGCCTGGACGACCCGTCGGTCGGTCAGACCGGTGAGCGCTGGGGCATCCACCGCGAGCCGCCGGCCTTCAAGGACCTCGAAGGTAAGACCGAGATCCTCGAAACCGGTATTAAGGTCATCGACCTGCTCACCCCGTACGTTAAGGGTGGCAAGATCGGCCTGTTCGGTGGTGCAGGTGTTGGTAAGACCGTTCTGATCCAGGAGATGATTACGCGTATTGCACGCGAGTTCTCCGGTACTTCGGTCTTCGCCGGCGTCGGCGAGCGCACCCGTGAGGGCACCGACCTGTTCCTCGAGATGGAGGACATGGGCGTGCTTCCGGATACCGCGCTTGTCTTCGGCCAGATGGATGAGCCGCCAGGGGTCCGTATGCGCGTGGCCCTGTCCGGCCTGACCATGGCGGAGTACTTCCGCGATGTGCAGAACCAGGACGTGCTGCTGTTCATCGACAACATCTTCCGCTTCACCCAGGCAGGTTCCGAGGTATCGACCCTTCTGGGCCGTATGCCTTCCGCCGTGGGTTACCAGCCGACTCTTGCCGACGAGATGGGTGTGCTCCAGGAGCGCATTACCTCGACCAAGGGCCGTTCGATTACGTCGCTGCAGGCTGTTTACGTGCCGGCTGACGACTACACCGACCCGGCTCCGGCAACAACCTTCGCCCACCTCGATGCGACCACCGAACTTTCCCGTTCGATCGCTTCGAAGGGCATCTACCCGGCAGTGGATCCGCTGACCTCCACGTCGCGCATCCTTGAGCCGGGCATCGTTGGCGAGCGTCACTACAACGTCGCTCAGAAGGTGATCGGCATTCTGCAGAAGAACAAGGAACTGCAGGACATCATCGCCATCCTCGGTATGGACGAGCTCTCTGAGGAAGACAAGATCACCGTGCAGCGCGCACGTAAGATCCAGCGCTTCCTGGGCCAGAACTTCTTCGTCGCAAAGAAGTTCACTGGCGACGAGGGTTCCTACGTCCCGCTCGAAGAGACGATCGACGCATTCGACAAGCTCTGCGAGGGCGAGTTCGACCACTACCCAGAGCAGGCATTCAACGGCCTGGGTGGCTTGGACGACGTCGAGGCTGCATACAAGAAGCTGCAGGCGTAGGAGGAACCATGGCTGAACTTACCGCTCAACTGGTCTCGGTTGACCGCCTGCTCTGGAAAGGTCCGGCAAGCATCGTCACCGCTCAGACTACGGAGGGTGAGATCGGTATCCTTCCTGGGCACGAGCCGCTCTTGGGGCAGCTCAAGGACAACGGTGTGGTAACCATCCGCCCGATCGGCGGCGAGCGTATCGTCGCGGCCGTACAGGGTGGGTTCCTCTCCGTTGTCGGCGACAAGGTGACAGTCCTCGCGGACTACGCCATCTTCGCCGACGAGGTTGACTCCGCCGTCGCAGAGTCCAACCTCGACAACGAGGACAGGGTCGTACAGGCTCGCTCGGAGGCGGAGCTGGCGGCCGTTCGTCGCAACGCGCACTAGTCGCTGCGCCGAGGAAGGCGTAACGCCGGCCTGACCAGCGCCCCCATCCGGATACACATCCGGATGGGGGCGTTTTTCTATGCCCCCACTCGCGCAGCGTGCGCATAAAAGACACAAAGGGCGTTAAGATATTGCGCATTACCCGCTGTCTGGAGGTTGAAACAATGGTGTTCGTCGTTGTCGTGGCTGTGCTTGTGGTGGCCACGTTTGCGGCGTCTGCCATTTGGCGGTTCAGCATGGTCCGCGGTAGCGGTTCCCGTGCGATGATCCGCCAGATGCCGGCTGAAGGCATCCATGGCTGGCGCCATGGTGTCTTGAGGTACGACGGGGAGCGCATGCTGTTTTACAAGCTGCGCTCTTTGTCGTTTACGCACGATATGGTCGCGGACCGACGCCTCCTGCAATTCACAGGCTTGCGGGACGTGACGGCAGATGAGCGCCAGTTTATGCCCGATATTGCGAAGATTCTGCAGGTCGATTCGCCCGATGGCGGTATCGAATTTGCTGCTGATCGTCGCACGCAGATGGGTTTTATCTCGTGGATTGAATCGGCCCCGGACGTACGCGCCGAGCGCACCGATATGCGCTCACTTGAGGAGCGCGCCCAGCGAGAGACCGAGCGTTAGCGGCGTTCGTCGCAACGGTACCCTTGGGCGCATGCGTCTAGTCATCGCCCGTTGTTCTGTTGATTATGTGGGTCGCCTCGATGCCCACCTGCCTGAAGCGCTGCGTCTCATCCTGGTGAAAGCGGACGGCTCTGTGTCCGTCCACGCCGATGACCGCGCGTATAAGCCGTTGAATTGGATGATGCCGCCGTGCACGCTGCGGGTGGAAAACGTTGTTGATATGGATGGCGAGGATACGGGCGAAGAGCTGTGGATCGTCGAGAATTCGAAGGGCGAGCAACTGCGTATCACCATCGCAGAGGTGCTTCTCGACGAATCCCGCGACCTCGGTGTCGACCCTGGCCTGGTCAAAGATGGCGTGGAGGCTCACTTGCAAGAATTGCTGGCTGAGCACATCTCCACGCTTGGTGAGGGCATTGAACTTGTGCGCCGCGAGTACCCCACAGCAATTGGTCCGGTCGATATTCTGGCCCGCGATCCGCGTGGCGGGACCGTTGCGGTGGAAGTGAAGCGTCGCGGTGGCATCGACGGCGTCGAGCAGCTCACCCGCTACGTCGAGTTGCTCAACCGTGACGAATTGCTGCGACCTGTCCGAGGTGTGTTCGCAGCTCAAGAAATCAAGCCGCAGGCGCGCACACTGGCTTCCGATCGTGGCTTTGACTGCGTAACCCTCGACTACGACGAGCTGCGCGGTATCGAGTCGAACGAACTGCGCCTGTTCTAAATGCCACGCAGAAACCGCCGCCAATACCAGTCGCCACGCTACGTCCTGCCGCGGGACGGGTCGACCTTTATCGGCACCCAGGAGATGGAGGGGCCGAAGTGGACGAATGGCGAGATATTCAAGGTCCGCCAGATTGGGTCTGCAGCCGCGACGAAGTTTTACATCTGCCCGGGTTGTAACCAAAACATTCCGCCCGGGGTGTCGCATGTCGTGGTATGGCCGCGGGATTCCGGCAGGGGAGTCGATGATCGGAGGCATTGGCATAAGCATTGCTGGGGTCGTCGATAAGCGGGCGTTAGACTGGGCCGCATGATTGCAGCGTTTTCGGTCGCACCGACCTTGACGGAAAATTCCAACGCCGAAATGTCCGACATCGTGGCACGCGCCGTGAAGGTCGTCCGGGAGTCCGGGCTGCCGCACGAGACCACCGCCATGTTCACCACCATCGAGGGCGAGTGGGACGAGGTCATGGACGTGATTAAGCGTGCCACCCAGGCGGTGGAGGAGGTTTCTCCACGCGTGTCGCTCGTGGTCAAGGCTGATATTCGGCCCGGCCACACGGACATGTTGCACCAGAAGATCGAGTCGCTGAACAAGCACCTGGAGGATTAGCATGACCAACCCGCAGTTCACCGGCGGCGCTATTGACTTAGGCGCGCTGTCGCAGCAGCCTGAGCCTGGCGACTTTCAGCCGTTTGTCACCGTCAACGCCACCAACGTTGAGGCGGTTGCGTTTGAGCGGTCCAAGCAGATCCCTGTGATCCTCATGGTGGGCACGGACCGTTCTGAAGATTCTGTCGCGCTCAAGGCCACGTTCGAGCGGCTCGCGGCGGGGCAGCAGCAGTTTATGGTCGCCTACATCGACGCGGATGCCACCCCGCAGGTGGCACAGATGCTCGGCGTGCGCGTGCTGCCGACCGTGGTTGCGCTTGCCGCAGGACGCCCAGTGGCCAACTTTGAGGGCAATCAGCCGGCCGACCAGTTGGAGCAGTGGATCGGCCAGATCGTTGCCCAGCTTGGCGGCCAACTCCAGGGGCTTGGTGGCGAGGAGCCTGCGCAGGATCCGCGTCTCGACGACGCCACCGCCGCCCTCAACGCCGGCGACTTCGATCGCGCAACTGCGCTTTACGACGCCATCCTTGCCGACGACCCCACCAACACCGATGTCAAACAAGCCAAAAATACCGTCGCTGTGTTGAAGCGTCTCAACGAACAGGGCAGCGAAGGTGAGCTGGTAGACGAGGTGGAGCAGCAGCTGCTCGCCGCGGATGCGCAGTTTGTAGGCGGGGACCCAGAAGGCGCCTTCGATCAGTTGCTCGGCATGGTGAAAACGGAGCCGCGTGCGAAGGAGCGTCTGCTCGAACTGTTGACGTTGCTTGCTCCCGACGACCCGCGCGTGATTTCGGCGCGCACTAGGCTCGCTAGCTCGCTGTTTTAGAGTTATCCACAGGGGCGAATTCGCAAATTTCACAGGCTCGCAGAGGTGGGTTGCGGGTTTGGTCTAGCGTCTTGGGCATGAATTCGTTCGAGGTGTTAGTGCAGGCGATGTCGGCCGCAGCGTTAGAGACGCTGGCTGACTTCGACCTTGATGTTGCACTCGCCTCGGGCTTCGCTCCGGATCGTGCTCGTGCCTGGGCGCGGCTGCGGGATGTGTACTTCGGGCGCACCAAGTTCACCCGCAAACAAAAGACAGCAAGTTCTTTGGCGCGTGGTTTCTCCCTCGACGAGCTGGCGCTGATCGAGCGCCGCATCGCAGCGGTGAAGGATGCGTCCCAGCGGTGGGCGCTGCGCCTGGCCTTACTTGAGGTCGAAGGTGGTTACCGGGCGATTGAGGCTGCAGCCCGTACGTTGGTGCCGGCGGATAAGACACCGGCGGTGGATGCGGCGAAGTTCGGCCCGTCGCGAAACGGCAAACGCACCCTGCATCTGACCTACGACGAGCGGGAGATCTCCGACATGGAGCACGCCGGGCGGTTAGGGATTGATCAGGATCGTCCGGCTGCGGCGCAGATTGCCGAGAATTTGATTGGGATCTTCTTCGGCGACGGCAAGGTGGCTACTGCAGCGCCTCGTCCGACGGTGTTAGTGCCGCTGCCGGATTACCTACGCATCCTGGATGGCAATGGTGATGATGTGCTCTTGGCCATGACCGATGGCACCACCATGACCGGTGCGGAGTTTCTCGCCGCCCAGTTCGGTGATGCGTTGGAAGTAGCGGCGTTTCACCCGCAGGCCGGTGCGGTGAATCTGTACCGCACGCAGCGTTTGGCGAATCAGAAGCAGCGCGATCTGGCCAAGTTGGTCTCGCCGGTGTGTGCATTCCCTGGGTGTCGTCACGGGGCTGACAACTGCGAGTTACACCACGTGGAGGCGTGGCGGCATGGCGGGGAGACCAATATTGGCAACCTGGCGCCGTTGTGTCGCTATCACAACCGGGTCAATGATGATGACCCGTGGCGTAAGAAACGGGGCCGGATCGTGATGGTGCGGGGTGCCCCGGTATGGATTTCGCCCCGCGGCTACCCGGTGAAAAACACCAACCGCGGGGCAATGGACCAACTCTTCGGCACTTAGCGCCTGAGGGTGTAGTACTGCACGCTCATTGCGGGCAGGTGCAGTTCGATGGACTGGTCGAACCGGTCCCATTCGGTGGCGTCGGTGTGCACGCTGCGTGGCAGGTCGTTGCCGGCACCACCGTAGACGGCGTCGTCGGTGTTGATCAGCATGTCCCATGTGCCTGCTTCGGGTATTCCGAGGCGGTAGTTGGGCAAGGAGACGCCGGAGAGGTTGATCACGGCGAGGACCGGCGTGGCGTCGACGCCCCAGCGGACGTAGGCCAGCACGTTGTTGGAGGCGTCGTCGCCTTTGATCCATTGGAAGCCCATTGGGGTGTTGTCCTGGGAGTACAACGCTGGGGTGTCGCGGTAGACCAGGTTGAGGTCGCGTACGAGGCGTTTGATGCCGGCGTGGTAGTCGCGGTGCAGGTCGTCCCAGTTGATGGAGTGGGCTTCGTCCCATTCGGTGGTTTGGCCCCATTCGCAGCCCATGAACATGAGCGGTTTGCCGGGGTGGGAGTACATGTAGCCGTAAAGGGCGCGTAAGCCCGCGGCTTTGTTCCAGTCGTCGCCAGGCATGCGCTGCCACAGGGAGCCTTTGCCGTGGACGACTTCGTCGTGGCTGAACGGTAGGACGTAGCGTTCGGAGAAGGCGTAGACGAGCGAGAAGGTGATTTCGTTGTGGTGGTGGGAGCGGTGGACGGGGTCGAGTGAGAAGTATTCGAGGGTGTCGTTCATCCAACCCATGTTCCACTTCATGGAGAATCCGAGGCCGTCGGCGTCGGTTTGGGCGGTCACGCCTGGCCATGCGGTGGATTCTTCGGCGATGGTGAGCACGCCGGGGTGTTCGCGGTGGACGGTGGCGTTCATTTCTTGGAGGAATTGGACGGCTTCCCAGTGTTCGCGGCCGCCGTGTTGGTTGGGGAGCCATTCGCCGGGTTCGCGGGAGTAGTCGAGGTAGAGCATGGAGGCGACGGCGTCGACGCGGATGCCGTCGAGGTGGAATTCTTCGAACCAGTACAGGGCGTTGGCGACGAGGAAGTTGCGGACTTCGCGGCGGCCGAAGTTGAACACGTAGGTGCCCCAGTCGCGTTGTTCGCCGCGTCGCCAGTCAGGGTGTTCGTAGAGGGGTGTGCCGTCGAAGCGTGCGAGGGCGAAGTCGTCTTTGGGGAAGTGAGCGGGGACCCAGTCGACGATGACGCCGATGCCGTTGGCGTGCAGTGTGTCGACGAGGCGGCGGAAGTCGTCGGGGCTTCCCCAGCGTGCGGTGGGGGCGTAGTAGCCGGTGACTTGGTATCCCCAGGAGCCGCCGTAGGGATGTTCGGCGACTGGGAGGAATTCGACGTGGGTGTAGCCGTTGTCGACGAGGTAGGGCACGAGTTCGTCGGTAAGTGTGGCGTAGGTGGAGCCTTGTTTCCAGGAGCCGATGTGGCATTCGTAGATGCTCATGGCGGAGTTGGTGGCATCGCGTCCGGCACGGGCGGTGATCCAGTCGTGGTCGCTCCATTCGAATTCGCTTTGCTTTGCGACGACTGACACCGTCTCGGGTGGTGTCAACGTGCGTTTGGCGAGCGGGTCGGCTTTGTCGATGCGTGTGCCTTCGGCGGTGTGGATGGCGAATTTGTAAGCGTCGCCGTCGCCGATGCCGGGGATGAAGATTTCCCAGACGCCGGAGACGCCGAGGCTGCGCATGGGGTACTGGCTGGGGTTCCAGGAGCAGAAGTCGCCGATGACGGCTACGCCGGTGGCGTTGGGTGCCCAGACGGCAAATGAGGTGCCGGTGACGACGCCGAGGGTGGTTTCGTAGGTGCGGACGTTCGCGCCGAGGACGTCCCAGAGACGTTCGTGGCGGCCTTCGTTGATGAGGTGGATGTCAAGGGAGCCGAGGGTGGGTAGGAAGTTGTAGGCGTCGGCGACGATGATGGGGTCGGCGCCGGGGTAGGTGATGCGGTAGCGGTAGTCGGGGGTGTGGGTGTCGTCGAGGGTGGTGGCCCAGATGTCGTCGCCAAGCGGCTGCATGGGTTGGGACGCGTTGTGGATGAGCAGTTCGACGCGTTCGGCACCGATGAAGCGGGTGCGGATGATGGAGCCGTCGCCGTGGGGGTGCCAGCCGTAGATGTCGTGGGGTGCGTTGTGGGTGCAGGCGAGGAGGCGTTGGCGGTCCCCGTCCGGGATGAGCAGGTTGGTGTTCATGGTGGTCCTTAGGGGCGGTAGTCGTGGTCTGAGATCTGACGGTACGCGAGTGCTTCTCGACGATCCGGAGACACCTCGGGCAAACGCACCACGTGGGCGACGTTCTTCTCGGGCGAGAGTTTGATGTAGTTGCCGGTTTCGGCGGTTGTCCACGTGTAGCGCTCGTTGGTGATCTGGTCGTGGACGTCGAAGGTGCCGGGGCTCAGTCCGATGGCGTCGGCGTCGATGTGCAGCAGGCCTTCTTGGGTGCCGGTGGGGTCCAGATTGACGACGACCAACACCGCGTTGCCGGAAATCGCATCGACCTTGGAGTAGGCGATGAGGTTGTCGTTGTCGATGCGGTGGAAGCGGATTTGGCGCAGTTGTTGCAGGGCGGGGTTGTCGCGACGGATCTGGTTGAGCAGCGTCAGGTACGGCTCGAGGGATTTGCCTTGCTTGAGAGCAGCGTCGAAGTCGCGATGGCGCAGTTGGTATTTTTCGCTGTCGTGGTATTCCTCGCTGCCGGCGGCGACGGGGCGGTTTTCGTAGAGTTCGTAGCCGGAGTACACGCCCCACAAAGGGCTCATGGTGGCAGCGAGTGTGGCGCGCAGGGCAAACGCTGCCGGGCCACCGGTCTGCAGGGTGGCGTGCAGGATGTCGGGGGTGTTGACGAAGAGGTTGGGGCGGGAGACGTCGGCGACGTCGACAAGCAGTTGGGCGAAGTCGGTCAACTCCGCCTTGGTCACTTTCCAGGTGAAGTGGGTGTACGACTGGCTAAACCCAGCCTTGGACAGCCCGTACATGCGCGGCGGGCGGGTAAACGCCTCGGCGAGGAAGATGACGTCCGGGTCGGTTTCGTGGACCTTGGAAATGAGCCAGTGCCAGAAGTTCACCGGCTTCGTGTGGGGATTGTCTACGCGGAAGGTGGTCACGCCGAGGTTGACCCAGTACATGAGCACTCGGTAGATCTCGGCGTAGAGGGCCTCGGGCGCGTTGTCGAAGTTCAGCGGGTAGATGTCCTGGTACTTCTTTGGCGGGTTTTCGGCGTAAGCGATGGTGCCGTCGGCGAGCACGGTGAAAAACTCGGGGTGTTCCTTCGCCCACGGATGATCTGGTGCTGCCTGTAGGGCGAAGTCGAGGGCGATCTCCAGACCCAACTCGTTGGCGTGGTCCATCATGTCCAAAAATTCGTCCTCGCCGCCCAGGTTTGGGTCGAAGGCGTCGTGGCCGCCGTATTTAGACCCGATGGCCCACGGGGAGCCGACGTCGCCGTCTTCGGAGGTCAAGGTGTTGTTGCGGCCTTTGCGGTTGACCTCGCCAATCGGGTGGATGGGCGGGAAGTAGACGGTGTCGAACCCCATCGCCGCCACTCGGTCCAATTGCGCCGCGGTGGTGGCCCAGGTGCCGTGGATCGGGTTGCCCTTTTTATCCACACCGCCGGTGGAACGGGGAAACAGTTCGTACCAGGAGTTCACAAGTGCCTCGCGACGCTCCACAAGGATATCGGCGACGGGCCCGCGGGTGACCAATTCACGCAGGGGGTGTTCGGCGAGCACGTCTTGCACCTCCTGGGAACACCCGGGGGTGATGCGTTGGGAAAGGGGCAGGGTGTCGTCGATAAGCGATGCGCGCGCGGAGGCAAGCACCGGGGAGGAATGCTGAGCAATCGCGGCGTCGAACAATTCCACGCCATGCGCAATATCGTTGGACAACTCCGCTAACGACTGGCCGGCGGCGAGCTTCTTTTCCACCGCGTTGCGCCACGTGGCCATGACGTCGCTCCACGCATCCACCCGATAGAGCCACAGACCTTGCTCGTCCGGCACAAACACCGCATGGCAATAATCCGGCCGATAAAACTCGGCGTGCATCGGCACCTCGTACTGCGCACCCGACGGCGCGACAAGTACCAGCGTCGCAGCAATCGCATCGTGGCCCTCGCGCCACACCAACGCGGAAACCGGCACGACCTCACCAACAACCGCCTTCGACGGCAACGTGCGCCCAGAGACCTGGGGGCGGACGTCGTCGATGCCGAAGCGAGCAACCATCATCAAAACCTTCCGAGCGACCATTGATTCACCCGCCAGGGTAGCGCGGGGCAACCACACACGCGGGCCGAAATAGGCCAAGATGGGGGACGTGAATCAGACAGAGGAATTGGTGACAGATCCGGACCTGCTCATCGACATGCGCGACGTGTCCTTCATTCGTGGCGGGCACACGCTCGTCGGCCCTGTCGATTGGCAGGTCGAGCTCGACGAGAGGTGGGTGGTCATCGGGCCGAACGGCGCCGGTAAGACCACCTTGATCCGGATGGCGTCGGCGCAGGAATTCCCATCGGCAGGCCACGTGTTCATTCTCGGCGAGCGCGTCGGCGCGACCGATATGCGCGACCTGCGTGCCGCGATCGGCGTGACGTCCTCCGCGGTGGCGAACCGTGTGCCGGAGGACGAGAAGGTCGGCGACCTCGTGGTCTCCGCTGGTTACGCCATTTTGGGGCGCTGGCGCGAGGACTACGACGAGATGGATTACGACCAGGCCCTCGAAGTGCTTGAGCAGGTTGGCGCGATGCACCTGATCGACCGTCGTTGGGGCACTCTGTCTGACGGTGAGAAGAAGCGCGTGCTCGTTGCGCGTGCCGTGATGACCAACCCGGAGCTGCTCATT includes the following:
- a CDS encoding tetratricopeptide repeat protein, coding for MTNPQFTGGAIDLGALSQQPEPGDFQPFVTVNATNVEAVAFERSKQIPVILMVGTDRSEDSVALKATFERLAAGQQQFMVAYIDADATPQVAQMLGVRVLPTVVALAAGRPVANFEGNQPADQLEQWIGQIVAQLGGQLQGLGGEEPAQDPRLDDATAALNAGDFDRATALYDAILADDPTNTDVKQAKNTVAVLKRLNEQGSEGELVDEVEQQLLAADAQFVGGDPEGAFDQLLGMVKTEPRAKERLLELLTLLAPDDPRVISARTRLASSLF
- a CDS encoding HNH endonuclease signature motif containing protein, with the protein product MNSFEVLVQAMSAAALETLADFDLDVALASGFAPDRARAWARLRDVYFGRTKFTRKQKTASSLARGFSLDELALIERRIAAVKDASQRWALRLALLEVEGGYRAIEAAARTLVPADKTPAVDAAKFGPSRNGKRTLHLTYDEREISDMEHAGRLGIDQDRPAAAQIAENLIGIFFGDGKVATAAPRPTVLVPLPDYLRILDGNGDDVLLAMTDGTTMTGAEFLAAQFGDALEVAAFHPQAGAVNLYRTQRLANQKQRDLAKLVSPVCAFPGCRHGADNCELHHVEAWRHGGETNIGNLAPLCRYHNRVNDDDPWRKKRGRIVMVRGAPVWISPRGYPVKNTNRGAMDQLFGT
- the glgB gene encoding 1,4-alpha-glucan branching protein GlgB, translating into MNTNLLIPDGDRQRLLACTHNAPHDIYGWHPHGDGSIIRTRFIGAERVELLIHNASQPMQPLGDDIWATTLDDTHTPDYRYRITYPGADPIIVADAYNFLPTLGSLDIHLINEGRHERLWDVLGANVRTYETTLGVVTGTSFAVWAPNATGVAVIGDFCSWNPSQYPMRSLGVSGVWEIFIPGIGDGDAYKFAIHTAEGTRIDKADPLAKRTLTPPETVSVVAKQSEFEWSDHDWITARAGRDATNSAMSIYECHIGSWKQGSTYATLTDELVPYLVDNGYTHVEFLPVAEHPYGGSWGYQVTGYYAPTARWGSPDDFRRLVDTLHANGIGVIVDWVPAHFPKDDFALARFDGTPLYEHPDWRRGEQRDWGTYVFNFGRREVRNFLVANALYWFEEFHLDGIRVDAVASMLYLDYSREPGEWLPNQHGGREHWEAVQFLQEMNATVHREHPGVLTIAEESTAWPGVTAQTDADGLGFSMKWNMGWMNDTLEYFSLDPVHRSHHHNEITFSLVYAFSERYVLPFSHDEVVHGKGSLWQRMPGDDWNKAAGLRALYGYMYSHPGKPLMFMGCEWGQTTEWDEAHSINWDDLHRDYHAGIKRLVRDLNLVYRDTPALYSQDNTPMGFQWIKGDDASNNVLAYVRWGVDATPVLAVINLSGVSLPNYRLGIPEAGTWDMLINTDDAVYGGAGNDLPRSVHTDATEWDRFDQSIELHLPAMSVQYYTLRR
- a CDS encoding maltotransferase domain-containing protein; translated protein: MVARFGIDDVRPQVSGRTLPSKAVVGEVVPVSALVWREGHDAIAATLVLVAPSGAQYEVPMHAEFYRPDYCHAVFVPDEQGLWLYRVDAWSDVMATWRNAVEKKLAAGQSLAELSNDIAHGVELFDAAIAQHSSPVLASARASLIDDTLPLSQRITPGCSQEVQDVLAEHPLRELVTRGPVADILVERREALVNSWYELFPRSTGGVDKKGNPIHGTWATTAAQLDRVAAMGFDTVYFPPIHPIGEVNRKGRNNTLTSEDGDVGSPWAIGSKYGGHDAFDPNLGGEDEFLDMMDHANELGLEIALDFALQAAPDHPWAKEHPEFFTVLADGTIAYAENPPKKYQDIYPLNFDNAPEALYAEIYRVLMYWVNLGVTTFRVDNPHTKPVNFWHWLISKVHETDPDVIFLAEAFTRPPRMYGLSKAGFSQSYTHFTWKVTKAELTDFAQLLVDVADVSRPNLFVNTPDILHATLQTGGPAAFALRATLAATMSPLWGVYSGYELYENRPVAAGSEEYHDSEKYQLRHRDFDAALKQGKSLEPYLTLLNQIRRDNPALQQLRQIRFHRIDNDNLIAYSKVDAISGNAVLVVVNLDPTGTQEGLLHIDADAIGLSPGTFDVHDQITNERYTWTTAETGNYIKLSPEKNVAHVVRLPEVSPDRREALAYRQISDHDYRP